A single window of Corythoichthys intestinalis isolate RoL2023-P3 chromosome 21, ASM3026506v1, whole genome shotgun sequence DNA harbors:
- the LOC130909942 gene encoding sodium-dependent neutral amino acid transporter B(0)AT2-like isoform X1 has protein sequence MEKQQAEAETHCEEDNQDASEPEARAGWNNKIEYFLAQVGFSVGLGNVWRFPYLCHQNGGGSFLLLYVLMLLIVGIPLFFMELAAGQAIRQGSIGVWKYISPRLVGIGYSSCVVCFFVALYYNVILAWSLFYLGNSFQSPLPWTTCPEKTNETGTCCSHIQLLWKFGKNNPYCAFFPVYKCEDNSTTSYFWYRKALDVTNNINEMGSFNPYVVGCLLAAWAIVCLGMFKGIKSSVKVMYFSSIFPYVVLICFLVRGLLLEGAWEGITFMFYPKLEIWGNIQVWRQAATQVFFALGLGFGSIIAYSSYNPKSNNCHRDAYTVSFINFFTSVLATLVVFAVLGFRANKIVAECVVRNVNLLLTEAQKGSMDPSTMPVFNHSDTGSLSLEAYRNWFKVHGSHGPVNFTDCDLETEMQKGVQGTGLVFIVFTEAMSLLPGSPFWSALFFLMLLNLGLSTMFGTMEGILTPLTDRFKTLANNKTKLTVFGCLVGFLIGLLFTQRCGNYFVMMFDDYSATLPLIIVVVFENFSVSWLYGADRFLDDIEAMLGWRPSVAYKYLWKYICQLAMLALLAATTIRMFMKAPTYMVWNEDKRSELPVPYPGWALAVLALLIIFAMLPVPLGFFYTLVRDKISSDQYTIVSTKSETPMTEIAPSSQWNEDARSA, from the exons ATGGAGAAGCAGCAGGCAGAGGCTGAGACTCACTGTGAAGAAGATAACCAAGATGCCTCTGAGCCCGAAGCTAGAGCAGGCTGGAACAATAAAATCGAGTACTTTTTGGCTCAGGTGGGGTTCAGCGTCGGGCTCGGCAACGTCTGGAGGTTTCCGTATCTGTGCCATCAAAATGGAGGCG GTTCGTTTTTGTTGCTATATGTGCTGATGCTGCTGATAGTGGGTATTCCCTTGTTCTTCATGGAGCTCGCAGCCGGTCAGGCTATCAGACAAGGAAGCATTGGAGTATGGAAGTACATCTCCCCCAGACTGGTAGGAATTGGCTACTCCAGCTGTGTG GTGTGCTTTTTTGTGGCTCTCTACTACAATGTCATCCTCGCATGGAGCCTTTTCTACCTCGGCAACTCATTTCAGTCCCCTTTACCTTGGACGACGTGTCCAGAGAAGACAAACGAAACCGGTACATGTTGTTCTCACATCCAATTGTTGTGGAAATTTGGGAAAAATAATCCTTACTGTGCTTTTTTTCCAGTTTACAAATGTGAGGACAACTCCACTACGTCCTACTTTTGGTACCGGAAAGCCTTGGATGTCACCAACAACATAAATGAAATGGGCTCCTTCAACCCATACGTTGTCGGCTGCCTGCTGGCTGCCTGGGCCATTGTGTGCTTGGGAATGTTCAAGGGGATCAAGAGCTCAGTCAAG GTGATGTATTTTTCTTCCATCTTTCCTTACGTGGTTCTGATCTGCTTCCTCGTACGAGGTCTTCTCCTAGAAGGAGCCTGGGAAGGAATCACTTTCATGTTCTATCCCAAG CTGGAGATCTGGGGAAACATACAGGTGTGGCGCCAGGCGGCCACGCAGGTCTTCTTCGCCTTGGGCTTGGGCTTCGGTTCCATCATCGCTTATTCTTCCTACAACCCCAAAAGCAACAATTGCCACCGGGACGCCTACACTGTCTCGTTTATCAATTTCTTCACCTCGGTGCTGGCCACCCTGGTGGTGTTCGCTGTGCTCGGTTTCCGCGCCAACAAGATTGTGGCTGAGTGCGTAGTGAG AAATGTTAACCTGCTGTTGACAGAGGCCCAAAAAGGGTCCATGGACCCAAGCACAATGCCGGTATTTAACCACTCCGACACCGGTTCTTTGAGTCTGGAGGCATACCGGAACTGGTTCAAAGTACACGGAAGTCACGGCCCGGTGAACTTTACTGACTGCGATTTAGAAACTGAGATGCAGAAG GGTGTACAAGGGACAGGCCTGGTTTTCATCGTCTTCACCGAGGCCATGTCCTTGTTGCCCGGCAGCCCGTTCTGGTCGGCGCTGTTCTTCCTCATGCTTCTCAATTTGGGCCTCAGCACCATGTTTGGCACTATGGAAGGCATCCTCACCCCGCTCACTGACCGTTTCAAGACTCTGGCCAACAATAAGACCAAACTCACAG TTTTCGGCTGCCTGGTCGGTTTCCTGATCGGCCTGCTCTTCACTCAGCGCTGTGGGAACTACTTCGTCATGATGTTTGATGATTACTCAGCCACTTTGCCGCTCATTATTGTGGTCGTCTTTGAGAACTTCAGCGTTTCTTGGTTGTATGGAGCTGACCG GTTCTTAGACGACATAGAAGCAATGCTCGGTTGGCGCCCATCGGTGGCCTACAAGTACCTATGGAAATATATTTGTCAGCTAGCCATGTTGGCTCTACTCGCAGCCACAACCATCCGAATGTTCATGAAAGCACCGACTTACATGGTTTGGAATGAAGACAAG cgtTCAGAGCTTCCCGTACCGTATCCCGGCTGGGCTCTGGCTGTCTTGGCGTTACTCATCATATTTGCCATGTTGCCCGTCCCATTGGGCTTCTTCTACACTCTTGTGCGGGACAAAATATCATCGGATCAGTACACAATTGTGAGCACAAAGTCGGAAACCCCCATGACAGAAATTGCACCTTCCAGCCAATGGAATGAAGACGCACGTTCagcctaa
- the LOC130909942 gene encoding sodium-dependent neutral amino acid transporter B(0)AT2-like isoform X2, giving the protein MEKQQAEAETHCEEDNQDASEPEARAGWNNKIEYFLAQVGFSVGLGNVWRFPYLCHQNGGGSFLLLYVLMLLIVGIPLFFMELAAGQAIRQGSIGVWKYISPRLVGIGYSSCVVCFFVALYYNVILAWSLFYLGNSFQSPLPWTTCPEKTNETVYKCEDNSTTSYFWYRKALDVTNNINEMGSFNPYVVGCLLAAWAIVCLGMFKGIKSSVKVMYFSSIFPYVVLICFLVRGLLLEGAWEGITFMFYPKLEIWGNIQVWRQAATQVFFALGLGFGSIIAYSSYNPKSNNCHRDAYTVSFINFFTSVLATLVVFAVLGFRANKIVAECVVRNVNLLLTEAQKGSMDPSTMPVFNHSDTGSLSLEAYRNWFKVHGSHGPVNFTDCDLETEMQKGVQGTGLVFIVFTEAMSLLPGSPFWSALFFLMLLNLGLSTMFGTMEGILTPLTDRFKTLANNKTKLTVFGCLVGFLIGLLFTQRCGNYFVMMFDDYSATLPLIIVVVFENFSVSWLYGADRFLDDIEAMLGWRPSVAYKYLWKYICQLAMLALLAATTIRMFMKAPTYMVWNEDKRSELPVPYPGWALAVLALLIIFAMLPVPLGFFYTLVRDKISSDQYTIVSTKSETPMTEIAPSSQWNEDARSA; this is encoded by the exons ATGGAGAAGCAGCAGGCAGAGGCTGAGACTCACTGTGAAGAAGATAACCAAGATGCCTCTGAGCCCGAAGCTAGAGCAGGCTGGAACAATAAAATCGAGTACTTTTTGGCTCAGGTGGGGTTCAGCGTCGGGCTCGGCAACGTCTGGAGGTTTCCGTATCTGTGCCATCAAAATGGAGGCG GTTCGTTTTTGTTGCTATATGTGCTGATGCTGCTGATAGTGGGTATTCCCTTGTTCTTCATGGAGCTCGCAGCCGGTCAGGCTATCAGACAAGGAAGCATTGGAGTATGGAAGTACATCTCCCCCAGACTGGTAGGAATTGGCTACTCCAGCTGTGTG GTGTGCTTTTTTGTGGCTCTCTACTACAATGTCATCCTCGCATGGAGCCTTTTCTACCTCGGCAACTCATTTCAGTCCCCTTTACCTTGGACGACGTGTCCAGAGAAGACAAACGAAACCG TTTACAAATGTGAGGACAACTCCACTACGTCCTACTTTTGGTACCGGAAAGCCTTGGATGTCACCAACAACATAAATGAAATGGGCTCCTTCAACCCATACGTTGTCGGCTGCCTGCTGGCTGCCTGGGCCATTGTGTGCTTGGGAATGTTCAAGGGGATCAAGAGCTCAGTCAAG GTGATGTATTTTTCTTCCATCTTTCCTTACGTGGTTCTGATCTGCTTCCTCGTACGAGGTCTTCTCCTAGAAGGAGCCTGGGAAGGAATCACTTTCATGTTCTATCCCAAG CTGGAGATCTGGGGAAACATACAGGTGTGGCGCCAGGCGGCCACGCAGGTCTTCTTCGCCTTGGGCTTGGGCTTCGGTTCCATCATCGCTTATTCTTCCTACAACCCCAAAAGCAACAATTGCCACCGGGACGCCTACACTGTCTCGTTTATCAATTTCTTCACCTCGGTGCTGGCCACCCTGGTGGTGTTCGCTGTGCTCGGTTTCCGCGCCAACAAGATTGTGGCTGAGTGCGTAGTGAG AAATGTTAACCTGCTGTTGACAGAGGCCCAAAAAGGGTCCATGGACCCAAGCACAATGCCGGTATTTAACCACTCCGACACCGGTTCTTTGAGTCTGGAGGCATACCGGAACTGGTTCAAAGTACACGGAAGTCACGGCCCGGTGAACTTTACTGACTGCGATTTAGAAACTGAGATGCAGAAG GGTGTACAAGGGACAGGCCTGGTTTTCATCGTCTTCACCGAGGCCATGTCCTTGTTGCCCGGCAGCCCGTTCTGGTCGGCGCTGTTCTTCCTCATGCTTCTCAATTTGGGCCTCAGCACCATGTTTGGCACTATGGAAGGCATCCTCACCCCGCTCACTGACCGTTTCAAGACTCTGGCCAACAATAAGACCAAACTCACAG TTTTCGGCTGCCTGGTCGGTTTCCTGATCGGCCTGCTCTTCACTCAGCGCTGTGGGAACTACTTCGTCATGATGTTTGATGATTACTCAGCCACTTTGCCGCTCATTATTGTGGTCGTCTTTGAGAACTTCAGCGTTTCTTGGTTGTATGGAGCTGACCG GTTCTTAGACGACATAGAAGCAATGCTCGGTTGGCGCCCATCGGTGGCCTACAAGTACCTATGGAAATATATTTGTCAGCTAGCCATGTTGGCTCTACTCGCAGCCACAACCATCCGAATGTTCATGAAAGCACCGACTTACATGGTTTGGAATGAAGACAAG cgtTCAGAGCTTCCCGTACCGTATCCCGGCTGGGCTCTGGCTGTCTTGGCGTTACTCATCATATTTGCCATGTTGCCCGTCCCATTGGGCTTCTTCTACACTCTTGTGCGGGACAAAATATCATCGGATCAGTACACAATTGTGAGCACAAAGTCGGAAACCCCCATGACAGAAATTGCACCTTCCAGCCAATGGAATGAAGACGCACGTTCagcctaa